A stretch of the bacterium genome encodes the following:
- a CDS encoding tetratricopeptide repeat protein, which produces MIHRFALLFALILALAAAPQSASADAAAAPASSPDEMLAEDVLVELPEAPKQPGARGTMLGIPLIVVAPFAGTAAMPDEGAAAGFGVAARLVDDYYRLKSVRAVTMETLAKAAGGKFLESPGISAQDALIPVAKSLGANYAVTGVVNLKSSFADVSATVFDMEGKAVVSASAGGSQSLLPALVSEISFKLLAGIGAALTDAERDYLDQGEPYSVDSWLLCNQGLRIVTAMQGGIETTKEQRKAAKDALDKCLKQSPDYLRARDALGRLHFAEAEYEKARSVFTELSTRSPKYAPARFYLGVIAYREGKIAAAKKELGRAVELDSGDPASWLYYGLAQIADGQPASAEQSLRQGLKLSPDGVELRFALGRSLMLQERYSEAAEEFEKVVLVRPQTASAQYNLGLCYYRIRDFSKAERHFRIYLDLTPGDPEGDHAKVKEWIAAMNGELD; this is translated from the coding sequence ATGATTCACCGCTTTGCGCTATTGTTCGCATTAATTCTGGCGCTCGCCGCGGCGCCGCAGTCCGCTTCGGCGGACGCAGCTGCCGCGCCCGCATCCTCTCCCGACGAGATGCTGGCCGAGGACGTGCTTGTCGAGCTGCCGGAAGCTCCCAAACAGCCCGGCGCGAGGGGCACGATGCTGGGGATTCCGCTCATCGTGGTCGCGCCGTTCGCGGGAACGGCCGCGATGCCGGATGAAGGAGCGGCCGCGGGATTCGGAGTAGCGGCGCGCCTGGTGGATGACTACTACCGGCTGAAGTCGGTGCGCGCCGTCACGATGGAAACGCTCGCCAAGGCGGCGGGCGGGAAATTTCTGGAATCGCCGGGCATTTCCGCCCAGGATGCTTTAATTCCGGTGGCCAAATCGCTTGGCGCCAATTACGCCGTGACCGGCGTGGTCAATCTGAAATCGTCGTTCGCGGACGTAAGTGCGACGGTGTTCGACATGGAGGGCAAGGCGGTCGTCAGCGCGAGCGCGGGAGGCTCGCAGTCGCTTCTGCCTGCTCTTGTAAGCGAAATCAGCTTCAAATTGCTCGCCGGCATCGGCGCCGCGCTTACGGACGCCGAGCGTGACTACCTGGACCAGGGCGAGCCGTATTCGGTGGATTCGTGGCTTTTGTGCAATCAGGGACTGCGCATCGTGACGGCGATGCAGGGCGGCATCGAAACGACCAAGGAGCAGCGCAAGGCCGCCAAGGACGCGCTCGACAAGTGCCTGAAGCAGTCTCCGGATTATTTGCGGGCCAGGGACGCCCTGGGCCGGCTGCACTTCGCCGAGGCGGAATACGAAAAAGCCCGGAGCGTGTTTACCGAGCTATCCACCCGCTCGCCGAAGTATGCTCCGGCCAGGTTCTATCTGGGCGTTATCGCTTATCGGGAGGGTAAAATCGCAGCCGCCAAGAAGGAGCTGGGCAGGGCTGTCGAGCTTGACTCCGGCGACCCGGCGTCGTGGCTGTATTACGGGCTTGCGCAGATCGCCGACGGCCAACCTGCAAGCGCCGAGCAGTCGCTCCGCCAGGGGCTGAAGCTCTCGCCGGACGGCGTGGAGCTGCGCTTCGCACTGGGACGCTCGTTGATGCTGCAGGAGCGCTACTCGGAAGCCGCGGAAGAGTTCGAAAAGGTGGTTCTTGTGCGCCCCCAGACCGCCTCGGCCCAGTATAACCTTGGATTGTGCTATTACCGTATCAGGGATTTCAGCAAGGCCGAAAGACACTTTCGAATATACTTGGATTTGACTCCGGGCGATCCGGAGGGCGACCACGCAAAGGTGAAAGAATGGATCGCTGCGATGAACGGGGAGCTTGACTAG
- a CDS encoding ferredoxin, with protein MTISRVWIEEGCIVCDACEDVCPEVFHVQDDSCTVREGVNYSEFIDAIKIAAEDCPTEVIKFE; from the coding sequence ATGACGATTTCAAGAGTTTGGATTGAAGAAGGCTGCATTGTGTGCGACGCCTGCGAGGACGTCTGCCCGGAGGTGTTTCACGTGCAGGATGACAGCTGCACCGTGCGCGAGGGCGTAAATTACAGTGAGTTCATTGACGCGATCAAAATCGCTGCGGAAGACTGCCCGACCGAAGTAATCAAGTTTGAATAG
- a CDS encoding caspase family protein, which translates to MPPPSHRNVWAVLIGADEYADPALPDLSFSGRDARAMLGALTRSFGAGGNGGGGGAAFRRENALLLAAHGDLRPTAANIRFALGTWLPEQAGRGDLAIVFFSGHGWPVKDDSEKDGVKRFLVPSDAKRDLLADTAVSMNEVAEMIAYLPCEHVVTILDACFSGTPGGRSLGASAAAARGDSFWGELASVTGKVVLTASAHDQPSLEVADLESGLFTYYVVEGLSSFGDANSDGILSVGELFVYARDRVRVFAARLGARQEPQAAAVTLSVKDYALCTSARFGAEARDEAAAPPVAGGAVLTPTERESLPELSSALGGGRLVIDNLAPLSYARIIAPDGTDLGSNPVPLSLELPPGEYRVTVGARGRLPVETRVTIKAGEVSALGKIAQRADPAYFVQMPDTEFEELPLVVQQFVEREQQMQQESESGDDASDGENGGGKE; encoded by the coding sequence GTGCCGCCGCCGTCGCATCGCAACGTCTGGGCGGTGCTCATAGGCGCGGACGAATACGCCGATCCCGCGCTGCCGGATCTTTCGTTCTCCGGGCGCGATGCGCGCGCGATGCTGGGCGCGCTAACGCGTTCGTTCGGGGCGGGCGGAAACGGCGGAGGCGGCGGAGCCGCGTTCCGCCGCGAAAACGCGCTTTTGCTGGCAGCACACGGCGACCTGCGGCCGACCGCGGCGAACATCCGGTTCGCGCTGGGAACCTGGCTGCCGGAGCAGGCGGGGCGGGGCGATCTTGCGATCGTTTTCTTCAGCGGGCACGGATGGCCGGTGAAGGACGACTCGGAAAAGGACGGCGTCAAGCGCTTTCTGGTGCCGTCCGATGCGAAACGCGACCTGCTTGCGGATACCGCGGTTTCGATGAACGAGGTCGCGGAGATGATCGCGTATCTTCCATGCGAGCACGTGGTGACCATTTTGGACGCGTGCTTCAGCGGCACGCCGGGCGGGCGCTCGCTCGGCGCGAGCGCGGCCGCCGCGCGCGGCGACAGTTTCTGGGGCGAACTTGCGAGCGTCACCGGAAAGGTCGTGCTTACCGCGAGCGCGCACGACCAGCCCAGCCTGGAAGTCGCAGATCTCGAAAGCGGATTATTCACTTACTACGTCGTCGAAGGGCTGTCTAGCTTCGGCGACGCGAATTCGGACGGGATTCTGTCGGTCGGCGAATTGTTCGTTTACGCGAGGGACAGGGTGCGCGTATTCGCGGCGCGGCTGGGCGCGAGGCAGGAGCCGCAGGCCGCCGCTGTGACCCTTTCCGTCAAGGATTACGCGCTTTGCACGTCGGCGCGTTTCGGCGCGGAAGCGCGGGACGAGGCCGCGGCCCCTCCCGTCGCGGGCGGCGCGGTTCTCACTCCGACGGAGCGCGAGTCGCTTCCGGAGCTTTCGTCCGCGCTTGGTGGGGGCAGGCTGGTTATAGACAACCTCGCTCCGCTGTCTTATGCGAGGATAATCGCGCCGGACGGCACCGACCTCGGCTCTAATCCGGTTCCGCTGTCCCTCGAACTTCCGCCGGGCGAGTACCGTGTAACCGTGGGAGCTCGCGGGAGATTGCCCGTCGAAACCCGCGTGACGATAAAAGCGGGTGAGGTTTCCGCGCTCGGCAAAATCGCGCAGCGCGCCGATCCCGCATACTTTGTTCAGATGCCTGACACGGAATTCGAGGAATTGCCGCTGGTGGTGCAGCAATTCGTCGAGCGCGAACAGCAGATGCAGCAGGAGTCCGAGTCCGGGGACGATGCATCGGACGGAGAAAACGGCGGGGGAAAGGAATAG